A part of Carettochelys insculpta isolate YL-2023 chromosome 1, ASM3395843v1, whole genome shotgun sequence genomic DNA contains:
- the NAGA gene encoding alpha-N-acetylgalactosaminidase, whose amino-acid sequence MKLAVCVSGLALVTWVLALENGLMRTPPMGWLAWERFRCNTDCKTDPDNCISEKLFMDMIDRLADDGWKELGYVYVNIDDCWMAKKRDAAGRLMADPERFPHGIKALADYAHSRGLKLGIYGDLGTYTCGGYPGTTLDLVLQDALTFAEWGVDMLKLDGCYSSAEVQAQGYPKMAMALNATGRPIAYSCSWPAYRGGLPPKVNYTLLANICNLWRNYGDIQDSWNSILSIVDWFSANQDVLQPASGPGHWNDPDMLIIGNFGLSYEQSRAQMALWTVLAAPLFMSTDLRSLSRSSREILQNRMMIKINQDPLGIQGRRVLKEKSQIEVFLRPLSHSGSALVFLSRRTDMPYRYTTSLSKLNFSASAVYEAQDVYSGGIISGLKAEQNFTVIVNPSGVVMWYLYPIMHLEQPLNFVRQHRHGQGFHPFAL is encoded by the exons ATGAAGTTGGCCGTCTGTGTCTCTGgcctggccctggtgacttgggTCCTGGCTCTGGAGAATGGGCTCATGCGGACGCCCCCgatgggctggctggcctgggagaGATTTCGCTGCAACACGGACTGCAAGACGGACCCTGACAACTGTATCAG TGAGAAGCTTTTCATGGACATGATAGATCGTCTTGCGGACGATggctggaaggagctgggctATGTGTACGTGAACATAGATGATTGCTGGATGGCGAAGAAGCGGGACGCCGCCGGGCGGCTGATGGCGGACCCTGAGAGGTTTCCCCATGGGATCAAAGCCTTGGCGGATTAC GCACACTCGCGGGGGCTGAAGCTGGGCATCTATGGAGACCTGGGCACGTACACATGTGGTGGCTACCCAGGCACCACGCTGGACCTGGTGCTGCAGGATGCCCTGACCTTTGCGGAGTGGGGTGTAGACATGCTGAAGCTGGATGGCTGCTACTCATCAGCAGAAGTTCAGGCCCAAG GCTACCCTAAAATGGCAATGGCCCTGAATGCAACAGGTCGTCCCATTGCCTATTCCTGCAGCTGGCCAGCCTACCGGGGAGGGCTTCCACCCAAG GTGAACTACACCCTCCTGGCAAACATCTGTAACCTCTGGCGGAACTACGGGGACATTCAGGACTCCTGGAACAGCATCCTCTCCATTGTGGACTGGTTTTCGGCCAATCAGGATGTGCTGCAGCCGGCCTCCGGGCCTGGCCACTGGAACGACCCAGACATG CTGATCATTGGAAACTTTGGCCTCAGCTACGAACAGTCCCGAGCTCAGATGGCTTTATGGACAGTCCTGGCTGCCCCTCTTTTCATGTCCACTGACCTGCGCAGCCTCTCCCGCAGCTCCAGGGAGATCCTGCAGAACCGGATGATGATCAAAATCAACCAGGACCCCTTGGGAATCCAGGGACGCCGGGTCCTTAAG GAGAAGTCTCAGATTGAGGTGTTCCTGCGCCCGCTTTCCCACTCAGGCAGCGCCCTGGTCTTCCTCAGCCGGCGGACGGACATGCCGTACCGCTACACCACCTCCCTCAGCAAGCTCAACTTCTCTGCCAGCGCCGTGTACGAG GCCCAGGATGTGTACAGCGGCGGGATCATCAGCGGCCTGAAGGCTGAGCAGAACTTCACTGTGATCGTGAACCCCTCAGGGGTGGTCATGTGGTACCTCTATCCCATAATGCACCTGGAGCAACCCTTGAACTTTGTCCGGCAGCACCGTCATGGGCAGGGCTTCCACCCGTTCGCGCTGTGA
- the PHETA2 gene encoding sesquipedalian-2 — protein MKLNERSVAHYATSDSPADHAGFLRKRVDRHHHHHHHHHTTSYHRRWFILKGNLLFYFEDRESREPLGLVVLEGCTVELCEAAEEFAFAIRFDDAGAKAYVLVADCQAAMEAWVKALSRASFDYMRLVVRELEKQLEEARKSLAACRKSPRKLSAGRKRHLSNPAMAPLQEQPSLLENGYSTWGSGYVPAGASCSDLNGGCCKPPPLPPRRRLAAGSGCTVPGFGLSLTGQESPVSPETACFSKLHNWYGQEIAELRREWLESQRSGEL, from the coding sequence ATGAAGCTGAATGAGCGAAGCGTGGCGCATTATGCCACGAGTGACTCTCCTGCAGACCACGCCGGCTTCCTCCGCAAGCGCGTTGAccggcaccaccaccaccaccaccaccaccacaccactTCCTACCACCGCCGCTGGTTCATCCTCAAGGGCAACCTGCTGTTCTATTTTGAAGACCGTGAGAGCCGGGAGCCCCTTGGGCTTGTTGTGCTGGAGGGCTGCACCGTGGAGCTGTGCGAGGCCGCTGAGGAGTTTGCCTTTGCCATCCGCTTCGACGATGCGGGTGCCAAGGCCTACGTGCTGGTGGCCGACTGCCAGGCCGCCATGGAGGCATGGGTGAAGGCGCTGTCGCGAGCCAGCTTTGATTACATGCGTTTGGTGGTGAGagagctggagaagcagctggAGGAGGCCCGTAAGAGCTTGGCTGCCTGCCGTAAATCTCCAAGGAAGTTGTCAGCGGGCAGAAAAAGGCATTTATCCAACCCTGCAATGGCGCCCCTCCAGGAACAGCCTTCCCTCTTGGAGAACGGCTATTCCACATGGGGCAGTGGCTATGTGCCTGCAGGGGCCTCCTGCTCTGACCTCAATGGGGGGTGTTGCAAACCCCCACCCTTGCCTCCCCGCCGGCGTTTGGCAGCTGGCAGCGGGTGCACTGTGCCTGGCTTTGGCCTCTCTTTGACTGGGCAGGAAAGCCCTGTGTCTCCGGAGACAGCCTGTTTCTCCAAGCTGCACAACTGGTACGGGCAGGAGATAGCAGAGCTGAGGAgggagtggctggagagccagagGAGTGGGGAATTGTGA